A genomic region of Corallococcus macrosporus contains the following coding sequences:
- a CDS encoding sigma 54-interacting transcriptional regulator, which translates to MPRPGADVPPAPVPTADVSTAAESMPRGAPASTRPIPALTLVAHPTATRIGERLLLHGLLAGREVTLSRNAPDFTRPGEPLGLPLGDPFMSRKPLRFTPAGEGVRVLPPEEGRCTCAGEPLPASGREFGPEALARGVLLEFSGRTVVLLHLAPAPGPGAPASLGMVGESAPLQALRRHIERVADLDVPVLIRGETGTGKELVAQALHSRSRRGGPFVSVNLGAIPKELAAAELFGSVRGAFTGSQRDREGFFRAAQGGTLFLDEVGEASPEVQVMLLRVLETGELYPVGASRPVATDVRLVAATDADLEAQIEEGRFRAPLLHRLAGYELRLPPLRERREDIGPLFLHFARQELEALGEAHHLTPSDPYAPPWLPAALAVRLVLHPWPGNIRQLRNVARQLVISSRGQPFLELDARLAQELRLPLAPAPKPAPAPAPEATPEPEAAARRKSTEVGEPELLAALRAHDWDVKRAALHLGIARSSIYDLIERSPSLRLAGDLSVEELTRCFHACEGNLDEMVKRLEVSRRALNRRVKELGLVPKGT; encoded by the coding sequence ATGCCCCGTCCTGGTGCCGACGTCCCCCCTGCCCCCGTGCCCACGGCGGACGTGTCCACCGCCGCCGAGTCGATGCCGCGCGGCGCTCCCGCCTCCACGCGCCCCATCCCGGCGCTGACGCTCGTCGCGCACCCCACCGCCACCCGCATCGGGGAGCGGCTGCTGCTCCACGGGCTGCTCGCCGGCCGGGAGGTGACGCTCTCGCGCAACGCGCCGGACTTCACGCGTCCGGGGGAACCGCTGGGCCTGCCCCTGGGCGACCCCTTCATGAGCCGCAAGCCCTTGCGCTTCACTCCGGCGGGGGAGGGCGTCCGCGTCCTTCCTCCGGAAGAGGGGCGCTGCACCTGCGCGGGCGAGCCGCTTCCTGCCAGCGGCCGCGAGTTCGGCCCCGAGGCGCTGGCGCGGGGCGTCCTGCTCGAGTTCTCCGGGCGGACGGTGGTGCTGCTGCACCTGGCCCCCGCGCCCGGGCCCGGCGCGCCGGCCTCCCTGGGCATGGTGGGGGAGAGCGCCCCCCTCCAGGCCCTGCGACGGCACATCGAGCGCGTGGCCGACCTGGACGTGCCGGTCCTCATCCGGGGGGAGACCGGCACGGGAAAGGAGCTGGTGGCCCAGGCCCTCCATTCCCGGAGCCGGCGCGGGGGCCCCTTCGTCAGCGTCAACCTGGGCGCCATCCCCAAGGAGCTGGCGGCCGCGGAGCTCTTCGGCAGCGTCCGGGGCGCCTTCACCGGCTCCCAGCGCGACCGCGAGGGCTTCTTCCGGGCCGCGCAGGGGGGCACCCTGTTCCTGGACGAGGTGGGAGAGGCCTCGCCGGAGGTGCAGGTCATGCTCCTGCGGGTGCTGGAGACGGGGGAGCTGTACCCGGTGGGGGCCAGCCGGCCCGTGGCCACGGACGTCCGCCTCGTCGCGGCCACGGACGCGGACCTGGAGGCGCAGATTGAAGAGGGGCGCTTCCGGGCCCCGCTCCTCCACCGGCTGGCCGGCTATGAGCTGCGGCTGCCGCCCCTGCGCGAGCGCCGCGAGGACATTGGTCCGCTGTTCCTCCACTTCGCGCGCCAGGAGCTGGAGGCGCTCGGAGAGGCCCACCACCTCACCCCCAGCGACCCCTACGCGCCACCATGGCTGCCCGCCGCGCTGGCGGTGCGCCTGGTGCTGCACCCCTGGCCGGGCAACATCCGCCAGCTCCGGAACGTGGCCCGGCAGCTCGTCATCAGCAGCCGGGGCCAGCCCTTCCTGGAGCTGGATGCGCGCCTTGCCCAGGAGCTGCGGCTCCCCCTGGCGCCGGCTCCGAAGCCGGCTCCGGCGCCGGCTCCAGAGGCCACACCCGAGCCCGAGGCCGCGGCCCGCCGCAAGTCCACGGAGGTGGGGGAGCCGGAGCTGCTCGCCGCCCTGCGCGCGCACGACTGGGACGTCAAGCGGGCCGCCCTCCACCTGGGGATTGCCCGCTCCTCCATCTACGACCTCATCGAGCGCAGCCCCAGCCTCCGTCTGGCGGGCGACCTGAGCGTGGAGGAGCTCACCCGCTGCTTCCACGCCTGCGAGGGCAACCTGGACGAGATGGTGAAGCGCCTGGAGGTCTCCAGGCGGGCCTTGAACCGGCGCGTCAAGGAGCTGGGGCTGGTGCCGAAGGGGACCTGA
- a CDS encoding serine/threonine-protein kinase, whose amino-acid sequence MNRDYETEIWLAIDEGLLRGEDSPALLEEARRLGRSPLELLRERGLMSEETFASLLKEAPAPREPPPADDATVTAHPARVGAASAGAPAFPLPGWDRYQPVRFLGQGGMGRVFLAWDPRLRRQVALKFVRDDDEAHTRRFVSEARAQAKVRHERVCQVYEVGHVEGRVFIAMQYIDGQPLSALVRSLTLEQKALVMREAALGVHEAHRVGLIHRDIKPSNIMVERAEDGTPRPYVMDFGLAREWNESVTATGAVLGTPHYMAPEQARGEVSGLDRRADVYSLGASLYYLLTGQVPIPGSNGLEVLSHIPTQEPRAPHLLVPGLPADLEAITLKCLEKERGARYDSARALAEDLERFLSGEPVKARTGFGYPLLKRLRKHRLLASVSAAALVAVTVALGWGALERREASERERIARRFTELVEHIESRVRYSALSRLHDTREDRRALQARMTELEEEIRQAGPRALGPGHYALGRGHLALGDEAKALELLESAWRHGFHAPRAAYALALVTGRRYQQQRLEAQRIRDPKLREAALRDAERLSRDPALAWFKQSEGAQVPSQEYVSALIAFHEGRLDEALALSEGAAGRLPWLHELPMLRGDILEARAFQRWNGGDVEGARADFEAGRKAYATAAATAESEPAVYRALARLENDAMVMELYGKGDVMPAYQRALEALGKCLTVAPGDAACLNRTARVHHRLAEYRLTQGGDGTELLTKAITAAESARSVEPTRSEATLNLARSTWLQARYRIDKGEDPRELLGRAAALFASIRAEDRDRAYHGESGLVFKTWADFEDQVGVDSRGNRDKAIQAYEAAIALDPRIPEDWLNLGNALLARASLPRNAEAEADLRRAADAFEKARGLNPQHVVPYFYAGQVQEQLARRRRNGGGDPRPQLEAALEQYRRGLAINPRIPNLHNGTGVVHLLQAEEAWQRGGDPLPVLAQARAAFEQAITVAPGQGFAYANLGSLLVRRCGYQVARGEDPRPSGREALEVLGRAAERMPGATWLRGLTGTVHVLQARFELEHGRTPELELARALEDLHAAREKNPQDAEPWLQLGKAQVLQARWKERSGPPPSGDLEAAAKSFEQALTLSPDEPEYRLEAGLFYRLGAAAQKRAGQDAGPWLQRGTALAGQVLKARPDWPVAQALRAGLRLERAETASPEARRGARQQALEELTQALLRNPNLAFEWGDTLTQTRRLAAAP is encoded by the coding sequence ATGAATCGCGACTACGAGACGGAGATCTGGCTCGCCATCGATGAGGGCCTGCTGCGTGGCGAGGACTCGCCGGCCCTGCTCGAGGAGGCCCGCCGCCTGGGCCGGAGTCCCCTGGAGCTGCTGCGGGAGCGGGGGCTGATGTCCGAGGAGACCTTCGCCTCGCTGTTGAAGGAGGCCCCCGCGCCACGGGAGCCGCCGCCCGCCGACGACGCCACCGTCACCGCCCATCCCGCGCGGGTCGGAGCGGCGTCCGCCGGGGCCCCGGCCTTCCCTCTTCCCGGATGGGACCGGTACCAGCCCGTGCGGTTCCTGGGACAGGGCGGGATGGGGCGCGTGTTCCTGGCGTGGGATCCACGGCTGCGCCGCCAGGTGGCCCTCAAGTTCGTGCGCGACGACGACGAAGCGCACACCCGCCGCTTCGTCTCCGAAGCCCGGGCCCAGGCCAAGGTGCGGCACGAGCGCGTGTGCCAGGTGTACGAGGTCGGCCACGTCGAGGGGCGGGTCTTCATCGCGATGCAGTACATCGACGGTCAGCCGCTGAGCGCCCTGGTGCGCTCGCTCACCCTCGAGCAGAAGGCGCTGGTGATGCGCGAGGCCGCCCTGGGCGTCCATGAGGCCCATCGCGTGGGGCTCATCCACCGGGACATCAAGCCCTCCAACATCATGGTCGAGCGCGCCGAGGACGGAACGCCGCGGCCCTACGTGATGGACTTCGGGCTGGCGCGGGAGTGGAACGAATCCGTCACGGCCACCGGCGCGGTGCTGGGCACGCCGCACTACATGGCCCCGGAGCAGGCTCGCGGCGAGGTGAGCGGGCTCGACCGCCGCGCGGACGTCTACAGCCTGGGCGCCAGCCTCTACTACCTGCTCACCGGACAGGTCCCCATCCCGGGCAGCAACGGCCTGGAGGTGCTCAGCCACATCCCCACCCAGGAGCCGCGAGCGCCGCACCTGCTGGTCCCCGGGCTGCCCGCGGACCTGGAGGCCATCACCCTCAAGTGTCTGGAGAAGGAGCGCGGCGCCCGCTACGACTCGGCGCGCGCGCTGGCGGAGGACCTGGAGCGCTTCCTCTCCGGAGAGCCGGTGAAGGCTCGCACCGGCTTCGGGTATCCGCTGCTCAAGCGCCTGCGCAAACACAGACTCCTGGCCTCCGTGAGCGCCGCCGCGCTGGTCGCGGTGACGGTGGCCCTGGGCTGGGGCGCGCTGGAGCGTCGTGAAGCCTCCGAGCGCGAGCGCATCGCCCGGCGGTTCACCGAGCTGGTGGAACACATCGAGTCCAGGGTGCGCTACTCCGCGCTGTCCCGCCTGCACGACACGCGCGAGGACCGCCGCGCCCTCCAGGCGCGGATGACGGAGCTGGAGGAGGAGATCCGCCAGGCAGGTCCCCGGGCGCTGGGTCCCGGCCACTACGCGCTGGGGCGCGGCCACCTCGCGCTGGGAGACGAGGCGAAGGCCCTGGAGCTGCTCGAGTCCGCCTGGCGCCATGGCTTTCATGCACCCCGGGCCGCGTACGCGCTCGCGCTGGTGACCGGACGGCGCTACCAGCAGCAGCGGCTGGAGGCCCAGCGGATCCGCGATCCGAAGCTGCGGGAGGCCGCGCTGCGCGACGCCGAGCGGCTCAGCCGGGATCCCGCGCTCGCGTGGTTCAAGCAGAGCGAGGGAGCCCAGGTGCCCTCGCAGGAGTACGTGTCGGCGCTCATCGCCTTCCACGAGGGCCGCCTCGACGAGGCACTGGCCCTGTCGGAAGGCGCCGCGGGCCGGCTGCCCTGGCTCCATGAGCTGCCCATGCTGCGCGGGGACATCCTGGAGGCCCGGGCCTTCCAGCGCTGGAACGGAGGCGATGTCGAAGGGGCCCGCGCGGACTTCGAGGCCGGACGGAAGGCCTACGCCACCGCCGCCGCCACGGCGGAGAGCGAGCCCGCGGTGTACCGGGCCCTGGCCCGCCTGGAAAACGACGCGATGGTGATGGAGCTGTATGGCAAGGGCGACGTGATGCCTGCCTATCAACGCGCGTTGGAGGCGCTCGGGAAATGTCTCACGGTCGCACCGGGGGACGCGGCCTGTCTCAACCGGACGGCGCGCGTGCATCACCGCCTGGCGGAGTACCGGCTCACGCAGGGCGGGGACGGGACGGAACTCCTGACGAAGGCCATCACCGCCGCGGAGAGCGCGCGGTCGGTGGAGCCCACCCGCTCGGAGGCCACGCTCAACCTGGCGCGGAGCACCTGGCTCCAGGCGCGCTATCGCATCGACAAGGGCGAGGATCCGCGCGAGCTGCTCGGCAGGGCCGCCGCGCTGTTCGCGAGCATCCGCGCGGAGGACCGGGACCGCGCCTACCACGGCGAGTCCGGCCTGGTCTTCAAGACGTGGGCGGACTTCGAGGACCAGGTGGGCGTGGACTCCCGGGGCAACCGGGACAAGGCCATCCAGGCGTACGAGGCGGCCATCGCGCTCGACCCTCGCATCCCGGAGGACTGGCTCAACCTGGGCAACGCGCTGCTGGCCCGGGCCTCCCTCCCGCGCAACGCGGAGGCGGAAGCGGACCTGCGGCGGGCCGCGGACGCGTTCGAGAAGGCCCGCGGCCTCAACCCCCAGCACGTGGTGCCGTACTTCTACGCGGGGCAGGTCCAGGAGCAGCTGGCCCGCCGGCGGAGGAACGGCGGTGGCGACCCACGGCCCCAGTTGGAGGCGGCCCTGGAGCAGTACCGGCGGGGCCTGGCCATCAACCCGCGCATCCCGAACCTCCACAACGGCACCGGGGTGGTGCACCTGCTGCAAGCAGAAGAGGCCTGGCAGCGTGGCGGCGACCCGCTCCCGGTGCTCGCGCAGGCCCGCGCCGCCTTCGAGCAGGCCATCACCGTCGCGCCGGGACAGGGCTTCGCCTACGCCAATCTGGGCTCGCTGCTCGTCAGGCGTTGTGGCTATCAGGTCGCGCGGGGCGAGGACCCGCGTCCGAGCGGACGTGAGGCATTGGAGGTGCTGGGACGGGCCGCCGAGCGGATGCCGGGCGCCACATGGCTCCGGGGGCTCACGGGCACGGTGCACGTCCTCCAGGCCCGCTTCGAGCTGGAGCACGGACGCACGCCGGAGCTGGAGCTCGCGCGGGCCCTGGAGGACCTCCACGCCGCGCGGGAGAAGAACCCCCAGGACGCGGAGCCGTGGCTTCAGCTGGGCAAGGCCCAGGTGCTCCAGGCCCGCTGGAAGGAGCGGAGCGGGCCGCCGCCGTCCGGGGACCTGGAGGCGGCGGCGAAGTCCTTCGAGCAGGCCCTCACGCTGTCACCCGACGAACCGGAGTACCGCCTGGAGGCGGGCCTCTTCTACCGCCTGGGCGCTGCCGCCCAGAAGCGCGCGGGCCAGGACGCCGGCCCCTGGCTCCAGCGGGGCACGGCGCTGGCCGGGCAGGTCCTGAAGGCCCGGCCCGACTGGCCCGTGGCCCAGGCCCTGCGTGCCGGGCTGCGTCTGGAGCGGGCGGAGACCGCGTCCCCCGAAGCGCGGCGCGGAGCTCGCCAGCAGGCCCTGGAGGAGCTGACGCAGGCGCTGCTGCGCAATCCCAACCTCGCGTTCGAATGGGGCGACACGCTCACCCAGACACGGCGTCTCGCCGCTGCACCCTGA
- a CDS encoding SGNH/GDSL hydrolase family protein → MHRMWRTLGLALLGMLGFSGSVEGASLEPWGTRPAGSARWGVKKVMPLGDSITQGAAGHASYRCQLWRKLISNGYRADFVGTLSTGYLGENTCSARWFDRDHEGHWSYRAEQVLANISNWAASTQPDLVLIHLGTNDTYHDQPEDSTVLELEQIIDRLRVVNPRVKVFLAQLTPTSSAIASLKLQSLNQRIPLLAEAKSTEESPVYVVDQWTGFVPSTDTYDGVHPNSLGEEKMAERWYQAIRDHL, encoded by the coding sequence ATGCATCGCATGTGGAGAACGCTGGGGCTGGCGCTGCTGGGGATGCTTGGCTTCAGCGGTTCAGTGGAAGGGGCGTCGCTGGAGCCGTGGGGCACGCGGCCGGCGGGGAGCGCCCGGTGGGGGGTAAAGAAGGTGATGCCGCTGGGCGACTCCATCACCCAGGGGGCGGCGGGGCACGCCAGCTACCGGTGTCAGCTCTGGCGCAAGCTGATCTCCAATGGCTACAGGGCGGACTTCGTGGGCACCCTGTCGACGGGCTACCTGGGGGAGAACACCTGCTCCGCGCGCTGGTTCGACCGCGACCATGAGGGGCACTGGAGTTACCGGGCGGAACAGGTGCTCGCGAACATCTCCAACTGGGCCGCGAGCACACAGCCCGACCTGGTGCTCATCCATCTGGGCACCAACGACACGTACCATGACCAACCCGAGGACAGCACCGTGCTGGAGCTGGAGCAGATCATCGACCGGCTGCGCGTGGTGAACCCACGGGTGAAGGTGTTCCTGGCCCAGCTCACTCCGACCTCGAGCGCCATCGCGTCGCTGAAGCTCCAGTCCCTCAACCAGCGCATTCCCCTGCTGGCCGAGGCCAAGAGCACGGAGGAGTCACCGGTCTACGTCGTGGACCAGTGGACCGGCTTCGTCCCCTCGACGGACACGTATGACGGGGTCCATCCGAACAGCCTCGGGGAGGAGAAGATGGCGGAGCGCTGGTATCAGGCCATCCGCGATCACCTCTGA
- a CDS encoding LIC_13387 family protein, which produces MTLKQFFTPFRCAAYLLVLYCLAHTAGGMLGQASLGPEADAVFAQMKSVSFDFNGATSSWYGFWFGFGMMVSVFLLLSAVLAWQLDSVPLTSWRAVSGMGWALAAAHAVTTLLSGRYFFIGPTVFGIAITLLMGVGTWRKGVRATAAPAELRG; this is translated from the coding sequence ATGACCCTCAAGCAATTCTTCACGCCCTTTCGCTGCGCCGCCTACCTCCTGGTCCTGTACTGCCTCGCGCACACCGCGGGCGGCATGCTGGGACAGGCGAGCCTGGGCCCGGAGGCCGACGCCGTGTTCGCCCAGATGAAGTCGGTGTCGTTCGACTTCAACGGGGCGACCAGCAGTTGGTACGGCTTCTGGTTCGGCTTCGGGATGATGGTGTCGGTCTTCCTGCTGCTGTCCGCCGTCCTGGCATGGCAGCTCGACTCCGTGCCCCTGACTTCGTGGCGCGCGGTCTCCGGCATGGGCTGGGCCCTCGCGGCCGCGCACGCGGTGACGACGCTCCTCAGCGGGAGGTACTTCTTCATCGGACCGACCGTCTTCGGCATCGCCATCACGCTGCTGATGGGTGTTGGCACCTGGCGAAAGGGTGTGCGAGCGACTGCCGCACCGGCCGAATTGCGTGGATGA
- a CDS encoding sensor histidine kinase, whose protein sequence is MSSPPAHPSLTSLVPPPGELLRTQRKAGRSAVVGLMLLWGAAFVSPFLAYREDVKAAEGELLIHLSDRASLQAQALGAHLGLLRSELQRMADHPSLRPEDGASGAEVALLENAFGHTSLFSGGVALVSADGSRMWSDPVNMPLGRTPLALRSWFRRMVEERSASVGLLDEEGGGLVAVAVPIVRDERVVGLLVGELATANELLPNPRGKSESMVALLGERGRLLLPATPPPLLRQRELASHLRPLVDAPGAVTLGSTRLLGAGALVPGTGMLLAVLEDEAQDRALLKSRYLGQLGFHTALLGGVLLLFTVLLRRSYRSLMAAEEQLRRQETMAALGTASSLIAHEVKNALNSMQAALSMIRAKGGETTLPVQALRSQADRLGHLARSLLSFASPQSTQRRSCEMHLLVQDALQAVRLLPEAADVVIETTLQEGLFVKGDPTLLVSAVDNLMRNAVEAGAVAHDTGQQPTPRVEVRLLRQGAEVVLVVEDNAGGVPPAFEPRLWEPFAVGRSRGIGLGLPMVRTAIRAHDGGSVSYTRVPGGSRFTVRLPLEKMAS, encoded by the coding sequence ATGTCGTCGCCCCCGGCCCATCCCTCCCTGACCTCTCTCGTCCCTCCACCGGGCGAGCTTCTGCGCACGCAGAGGAAGGCGGGCCGGTCCGCCGTGGTCGGTCTGATGCTCCTCTGGGGCGCCGCCTTCGTGAGCCCCTTCCTGGCCTACCGGGAGGACGTGAAGGCGGCGGAGGGCGAGCTGCTCATCCACCTGTCGGATCGCGCGAGCCTCCAGGCCCAGGCGCTCGGCGCGCATCTGGGACTGCTGCGCTCGGAGCTCCAGCGGATGGCGGATCACCCGTCGCTCAGACCCGAGGACGGCGCATCCGGCGCCGAGGTCGCGCTCCTCGAGAACGCCTTTGGCCACACCTCGCTCTTCTCCGGGGGCGTCGCGCTGGTGTCCGCGGACGGCAGCCGCATGTGGAGCGACCCGGTGAACATGCCGCTCGGGCGCACACCGCTCGCGTTGCGCTCGTGGTTCCGTCGGATGGTGGAGGAGCGGAGCGCTTCGGTCGGATTGCTGGACGAGGAGGGTGGGGGACTCGTCGCGGTCGCCGTCCCCATCGTGCGTGACGAGCGGGTCGTGGGCCTGCTCGTGGGCGAGCTCGCGACGGCGAACGAGCTGCTGCCGAACCCTCGCGGGAAGAGCGAGTCCATGGTCGCCCTGCTCGGCGAGCGCGGCCGGCTCCTCCTCCCGGCGACGCCTCCGCCCCTGCTGCGCCAGCGGGAGCTGGCCTCACATCTCCGCCCGCTGGTGGACGCGCCCGGGGCCGTCACGCTCGGGAGCACGCGGCTGCTCGGCGCGGGGGCGCTCGTTCCCGGGACCGGGATGCTGCTCGCCGTGCTCGAGGACGAGGCGCAGGACCGCGCGCTGCTCAAGAGCCGCTACCTCGGCCAGCTCGGCTTCCACACCGCGCTGCTCGGCGGCGTGCTGCTGCTCTTCACGGTGCTGCTGCGCCGCTCCTACCGTTCGCTGATGGCCGCCGAGGAACAGCTGCGGCGCCAGGAGACGATGGCGGCGCTCGGCACGGCCTCCTCGCTCATCGCCCACGAGGTGAAGAACGCGCTCAACAGCATGCAGGCCGCGCTCAGCATGATCCGCGCGAAGGGAGGGGAGACGACCCTGCCCGTGCAGGCGCTGCGCTCCCAGGCGGACCGGCTGGGCCACCTCGCGCGGTCCCTCTTGAGCTTCGCTTCTCCCCAGAGCACGCAGCGGCGCAGCTGTGAGATGCACCTGCTGGTCCAGGACGCGCTCCAGGCGGTGCGGCTGCTGCCGGAGGCCGCGGACGTCGTCATCGAGACCACGCTGCAGGAGGGACTCTTCGTGAAGGGAGACCCCACGCTGCTGGTGTCCGCCGTGGACAACCTCATGCGCAACGCCGTCGAGGCCGGCGCCGTGGCGCACGACACGGGCCAGCAGCCCACGCCCCGCGTGGAGGTCCGGCTGCTCCGGCAGGGCGCGGAGGTGGTGCTCGTCGTGGAGGACAACGCGGGCGGAGTGCCCCCGGCCTTCGAGCCGAGGCTCTGGGAGCCCTTCGCGGTGGGCCGCTCGAGGGGCATCGGGCTCGGGCTTCCGATGGTACGCACGGCCATCCGTGCGCATGATGGAGGAAGCGTTTCCTATACCCGCGTGCCCGGAGGCAGCCGCTTCACGGTCCGCCTTCCGCTCGAGAAAATGGCTTCATGA
- a CDS encoding sigma-54-dependent transcriptional regulator, translating to MSTSLLLVDDDRTFASLAASMLSQEGFRVRVARSLHETRAALAAEAPDLVVLDRRLPDGDGLVFLPELRAQLPATVVLMVTAHGDIESAVEAIRAGARDYLSKPVEIDDLVMRARRAASDLQLQERLRQAESVLEGQHRMAEPRSLAMRKTLEMLERIATTPRSPVLLLGETGTGKAVLARHLHALRQKQGAFVQINCAALPDTMMESELFGHERGAFTDAKTARRGLVELANEGLLFLDEVGELPLALQAKLLTFLDKGAFRRLGGTSELTSTARIVAATNKDLEAEVAAGRFREDLFFRLSVFRVDVPPLRERREDVLPLARTLVLELCSELGRRPVPFSPAAEERLLSYPFPGNVRELRNVLERALVLEGGPALELQSLAKGGGTPAAVDPNAFSVSGPPRPLDEVERLYVRHVLEQLGGRRMEAARALGLSYPTFLRRLEENSSSE from the coding sequence ATGAGCACCTCCCTGCTGCTCGTCGATGACGACAGGACCTTCGCCTCGCTCGCGGCCTCCATGCTGAGCCAGGAGGGATTCCGCGTCCGGGTCGCGCGCTCGCTGCACGAGACCCGCGCCGCGCTCGCCGCCGAGGCCCCGGACCTCGTCGTGCTGGACCGGAGGCTGCCGGACGGGGATGGGCTCGTCTTCCTGCCCGAGCTGCGGGCCCAGCTTCCGGCGACCGTCGTCTTGATGGTGACCGCGCACGGCGACATCGAGAGCGCGGTCGAGGCCATCCGGGCGGGGGCTCGCGACTACCTCAGCAAGCCCGTCGAGATCGACGACCTGGTGATGCGCGCCCGCCGCGCGGCCAGCGACCTCCAGCTCCAGGAGCGGCTGCGCCAGGCCGAGAGCGTCCTCGAAGGACAGCATCGGATGGCGGAGCCCCGCTCGCTGGCGATGCGCAAGACGCTCGAGATGCTGGAGCGCATCGCCACCACGCCGCGAAGCCCCGTGCTGCTGCTGGGAGAGACGGGAACGGGCAAGGCGGTGCTCGCCCGCCATCTCCACGCCCTGCGCCAGAAGCAGGGGGCCTTCGTGCAGATCAACTGCGCCGCGCTCCCGGACACGATGATGGAGAGCGAGCTCTTCGGGCACGAGCGCGGCGCCTTCACGGACGCGAAGACGGCGCGGCGCGGGCTCGTGGAGCTCGCGAACGAGGGGCTCCTCTTCCTCGATGAAGTGGGGGAGCTGCCGCTCGCGCTCCAGGCGAAGCTGCTCACGTTCCTGGACAAGGGCGCGTTCCGGCGGCTCGGTGGCACGTCGGAGCTCACGAGCACCGCGCGCATCGTGGCGGCCACCAACAAGGACCTGGAAGCGGAGGTCGCCGCCGGGCGCTTCCGCGAGGACCTCTTCTTCCGGCTCAGCGTGTTCCGCGTGGACGTGCCCCCCTTGCGCGAGCGTCGCGAGGACGTGCTGCCGCTCGCAAGGACGCTCGTGCTGGAGCTCTGCTCGGAGCTCGGCCGCCGCCCGGTTCCCTTCTCGCCCGCCGCGGAGGAGCGCCTGCTGAGCTATCCCTTCCCCGGCAACGTCCGCGAGCTGCGCAACGTGCTCGAGCGGGCGCTCGTGCTCGAAGGCGGGCCCGCGCTCGAGCTCCAGTCGCTCGCCAAGGGGGGCGGAACGCCAGCGGCGGTCGACCCGAACGCCTTCTCCGTGTCGGGTCCGCCCCGGCCGCTCGATGAAGTGGAGCGGCTCTATGTCCGGCACGTGCTCGAGCAGTTGGGCGGCAGGCGCATGGAGGCGGCCCGCGCGCTGGGCCTCTCCTACCCGACCTTCCTCCGCCGCCTGGAGGAGAATTCCTCCTCGGAGTGA